acttctctgacctcagaactttctcccgatcttctctgacctccagaactttctcccgatcttctcggacctcagaactttcccccgatcttctctgacctcagaactttctcccgatcttctctgacctcagaacattctcccgatcttctctgaccccagaactttctcccgatcttctctgacctcagaactttctcccgatcttctctgacctcagaactttctcccgatcttctctgacctcagaactttctcccgatcttctctgacctcagaactttctcccgatcttctctgacctcagaactttctcccgatcttctctcaATCATTTAGATGATCATTGGAGACGTCAGACGTTCTGTACTTGTGTCTTCCTGGGGAGAGGGaggtgactatgaccctaagaactccATTCCTACAGTCACACGGGGGAGGGGAAACATGAGGATTTGGGGGGTTTCCTCTGATAAAGGTCcaggccgactttgccgcattgaggggccaatgggcgGGGCCACGTATTGTAAGATCTTGgaggagaacctccttccctcagacagaacactgaagatgggggatgggtcttccagcatgacaatgacccaaaacataccgccaaggtgACAAAGGaggggctcaagaagaagcacatgaaagtgatggagtggcctagccggtctccagaccttaatcctatagaaaatgtatggaggagctgaaacttcgagtcaAGAAAACCTTCAGGATTTAGAGGGATCGGCAGTCTGGGACTTTTCTCTGCAATGTAAAGAAGAAGGATTCCCCTTTCCTCGGAGCGGTGGatctaacccctcccccccccggtatAGATTGCGGGGTTCCTGATTGGTTCAGCACATTTCCTGAGTCTGCATTGTGTGTCGCCTCTCTTCTGTAGGTGTCTGTGGTGGTCTCCGATCTGATGACCTTCTGTCAGTCTCATTCCGTCTCCGATCCGCTCATGGCTCCGGTTCCGGCAGCAGAGAATCCATTCCGGGACAAGCGATTGGTCTGCATCATCCTGTGACCGGAGATCCCGCCTTCCAGCCTCCTCATTATAATGTCCacacccccttcccctcccccatggaATCTCTGGAAGTTtacttt
This genomic interval from Rana temporaria unplaced genomic scaffold, aRanTem1.1, whole genome shotgun sequence contains the following:
- the LOC120923436 gene encoding guanine nucleotide-binding protein G(I)/G(S)/G(O) subunit gamma-8-like, with amino-acid sequence MSINMAKIAEARKDVEQLKMEVNVNRMKVSVVVSDLMTFCQSHSVSDPLMAPVPAAENPFRDKRLVCIIL